The genomic region TGAGTAGACATGTGAATGGGAGGTTAGTATCGTGCGATGTGTCtccacatgccggacatatattgAGTACGTCGgaatcgattctggataagtaggagatTAACCAGCTACAgcatccagaacgtaattgtgccaaggttacgcgggactctcgggaaagctggagctcttctTCTGCAATGGGTTACGGTTGggctccgataacggcattcgggggtcgggagcttaagaaggttgttagtgtctcccgatgaatatcATTTAGCAACAGTCTgcatactgtccggtccagtaattGTAGGTTCTGTATCCATAGACAGAAAATAATCTCCACGATATATGATTATCGGCCCCTTAAACCAGGGCGCCGTTACCACGACGATACTGGGCACCTATAAAACTCTCTTGGAAACTTATTTTCCGGGTATCAGCTGGGATTCACTTCATGGTATCTAAAGGATTACTGACTGTAGGGGAGAAAACTGGGCTTTGTAATGTGGTAGAAGTGTCAAAGGTCGCCACCTCTCTTATGGTGCTTGGTAGTTGACTCCCTATTACCAACAATACCACATTCGTTCACATTCAAGCTTAGCGGATAATATTTGTAGACTACCATCCGGAAAATCTCCCAGGAAAGATAGTGCAAAAACACAGAGACCCTGATAACATTTTGAGTCCCTTGACAAACTGTCCACAGTGACTGAACGAAATGGTTGACGGTCAcacccatacatgcatacatctaTTTaaggaataaaattttttttaacaatttgaattgttttaatttactcTCAAATTTTACTTTAACTCATTGCGTGTACAAATACCACCTAACTACGGATAATAAGTCTGTTTCCACCTTTTTTCCCTCTTGGAGCGATCTGGACGAATTGCGCGTGGTATATACTCCTTTTGATGTTGATCCAATTTACGCGCCCAAGGATTAATATCTAACTCAAAGAAGCGCCGTTTAGGTTCCATTGGTCTAGTTTTGTTATCAATCTTATAGATCTTTTCCCAAAGGTAAATTTCAGGAAGGGCTAAATGGCGGGGTCGATTTGACATCAAGTTCTTATATGTACGTTCCAGAAATTCACGTTGCTCGGCATTTTTATAATCAGCAATGTACTTTACATCTGTTCCCAAATAGGGGTGTAGCTCCTCGCTTGAACGTTGCACCGTTGGCACATTCACATAAAACCGTACGAGGTGTCGTAAGACATCCTTGTTTAAATCAACAACTTTGCCAGCATCACTTATTTCACTAAAAAGTTGCAGTTCAGGTGTCCCGCGACAAAAATTAACCCGCGGATTATCATCGACATAATGCGAATGCACAAGCAATGTGTTCAACTGGTATTCGTAAAAGGACCAATCACGTCCATTCGTCACTACCGTTTGCGTATTCATCGGATAAGTGAGCTCATTAAACGTATTGAAGCCATTGTAGCTAGATTGAGCTAGTAACCAAGAATAGCTGCTCAGAATAGCGTGAGCATGTAAAGCTTCTTTGCAGTCCTCATCACTGTACGTATCAGGCCATGCATGCTGAAAAGCTCGTGACTGATATGAAATATTGCCAAAAAGATGTGTACAGCCCGGCCAGAAtccttgaaaatattatatcaaaacacatttttttttcaaattcgaaAGTCCATAGCAGTACCTGGTATATTTGTCAAATGCTGATGGCCACATACGTATCCGAGAGTGCGCGGGTCATAGTTATATCGGGGTATCGTTTTCGCTAAGTCGGCATTTACTGATTCCGCCTCGGTTTTCCATGGAGATAGTTGATTTCGATGACGCATTACGAGGTAAGGGCTGCCTGAATACTGCATAAATCGGTCATAAGGATCTCCCGCCATTTCTTTTTGCCATTTGCGTCCTTCCTTGCTTTTCACGACGTTTTTTGGTGGGTTGATTCCACCGACGGACCAAGAGGCTTCATGCCTTGGACTGTAATCTATTTCTGATTCTTGAAGATGAACAAAATCGCCAGATAATACGTTGATAAGAGTTCTGTTGACTTGTTCAACAACAATCCGGGAAAAGATAGTTGCCCGCTCTTTAGGCTCGATGTTGGATGTATCAGCGTATTCATGGCTTTAATAAAGATGTGTAAATAAATCACAGCAagcattatataaaaaaaacttacctAAAATAATCGTAGGCATGCTCAAGCGCGTCTTGCAGATCAGATTTTACTGACTCCACAAAAGCATCCTGTTTTTCACTCCCTGTTTCTGGACTTCCTTCTGCTGGATTGGCAGAGACTTCAATATCTTCATAAATAGTGCGAGTATAATGTTGGATGGCAGGCAGGCAATTATACGGCACTTTCGAGTCGCTCAAATTAACTACTTTGAATCCGTAATATCGTGGCAtgttaatttttatcattttttcttctACTGTGGGCACTCTACGAATTTCCTCATGCCAGCTTTGAGCTTCACGTTTCTTCTGCGCCTTAAAAGATAACTCATGTATTTCTGGATAAATTGGCTCATCTGTGTACTCAGCATCAGAGCGTGAAGAATTCGCCAAGGCCGCAGGAGCCGCTGCAGCCGGTGATCTCGATGCCGAGCGATGCCATGTAGAAAGAACTTGCAGCTTCTTACATATTTGCTTGTCTATGCCTAATCTCAACATCTTCACTTAAAAATTCAgccctttattaatttttttaaaataaagccaATTTCGTACGGGCCAAATCTCTAAACTGATTTGAGAGGTTATGAAACAACAGCTGATTACTTGTCAGTATAAATAGTGCTCCCAGACACTGATGTTTCGTTCCCTTATAGGGTGTTTACATAAGCTGACAATCACGCGATGATACAAACAGCCTTTGAATAATATTGGAGCCATTTAACTTGTTCTTCGAGCAACTTTAGTCATTTTGCTTTCTGTATTATACATTGCGAATTAATAACAGGTGATGCATCTCCAAATAagtaaacatatatatataatattgtgAATTCCATCCAGCCAAAATCAGCATGCCACTTTGAAAGCAAAATTCTAACGGTTGCTTTATTTACTATCGACTATAATTAATATTcgtatataataaattgaataaaatcaatattacaAAGTTTGTGGCATGCTAAGGGCATCATTTCACCAGCTTGCAAACCAGAATGTGTATAGATAAATTTTGATATTAGAAATTGAGAGCTATTAAAGGAGAGCTGTTCGAAATCCTATTTTATGAAACCGCTTCTGTAACTACTTATGGGATATATTCAGCTCGTTGATTAAATCTGAatttaaattatgaattataaaattattatgaattataaaatttaaattaagttaatttaaattctggtctaattaaattttaaatataaatgagaagtatttacaataattaaagTGTTGTCTGAAAATAGCATTTCGCATGGTtctctttcattaaaaaaaatagttacttGTCAATGTTAAAATTTCTCTATACAAATTTTGCTTATCCTGTTTGCTTCTTTCAAAATAGTCGTTGATTTGGTTTCACATATTCCTTGTCAGCATACCATTTCGATTAGTGCTTTCAGAAACACATCTTCTCTATTATTTGGATCGAATTGATGTGACGTCATTATAATGGACAATTTGACAATGTTCTCTCATTGTAAACATTTTCTCAAGAGTATGAATATAAAAAGCACTCATATTCTTCATTGCCATTCATTATAACAAGAGGGCAACaacgaaaataatataaactgttgttttttttttttcataaacactGGCATATACACAAAGAAACTAGTTCTAATCTAGAAATTTGGAGATTTTATCATGTCATACAAATTAGttataaagttattaaaaaatctcTTAGCTAAAATTATACAGAATACGAATTCGCCCCAAACGAAACGCCGTGGCACTTTTTGTCAGATTTTGTCTAGATTGGCAATTTACCGACAGCTTATCATTTTGTAAGCTTTATCGAAAAGTAACTGACAGATTTTTACATTGAGAAATCACTTGTTTAGCCATCTATCAAATTTGTTCGATTAAGCGTTTAATCAGACATTGACGAAACGGATCTTAATGTAAACGAAGCATTATTATCTGAATATTCGTAAGCATGCAACTCTGCTTTTCGATACATTTCATAAAACATATTCTGCCAACAACAATTGGGAAAGTCACACGCGGAAAGAAGGAAAACGGAATCTAGTGGAAATTCATAAGATATATTTTTGCACTATTTCCCTCTACGCGGAAAGAATATTCGTCAcgccaaaaataaaagttaacaaAAGTGCATTATTTAGTTACCGCCTGACATTAAGAAACCGCTTTCCTTTTAAGCCGGAGTGGAACCGGCGT from Anastrepha obliqua isolate idAnaObli1 chromosome 2, idAnaObli1_1.0, whole genome shotgun sequence harbors:
- the LOC129238969 gene encoding 39S ribosomal protein S30, mitochondrial, coding for MLRLGIDKQICKKLQVLSTWHRSASRSPAAAAPAALANSSRSDAEYTDEPIYPEIHELSFKAQKKREAQSWHEEIRRVPTVEEKMIKINMPRYYGFKVVNLSDSKVPYNCLPAIQHYTRTIYEDIEVSANPAEGSPETGSEKQDAFVESVKSDLQDALEHAYDYFSHEYADTSNIEPKERATIFSRIVVEQVNRTLINVLSGDFVHLQESEIDYSPRHEASWSVGGINPPKNVVKSKEGRKWQKEMAGDPYDRFMQYSGSPYLVMRHRNQLSPWKTEAESVNADLAKTIPRYNYDPRTLGYVCGHQHLTNIPGFWPGCTHLFGNISYQSRAFQHAWPDTYSDEDCKEALHAHAILSSYSWLLAQSSYNGFNTFNELTYPMNTQTVVTNGRDWSFYEYQLNTLLVHSHYVDDNPRVNFCRGTPELQLFSEISDAGKVVDLNKDVLRHLVRFYVNVPTVQRSSEELHPYLGTDVKYIADYKNAEQREFLERTYKNLMSNRPRHLALPEIYLWEKIYKIDNKTRPMEPKRRFFELDINPWARKLDQHQKEYIPRAIRPDRSKREKRWKQTYYP